Proteins found in one Rutidosis leptorrhynchoides isolate AG116_Rl617_1_P2 unplaced genomic scaffold, CSIRO_AGI_Rlap_v1 contig275, whole genome shotgun sequence genomic segment:
- the LOC139882478 gene encoding uncharacterized protein produces the protein MAVPGRRLEDDDHEDDGALFEVGDDVIVELLDNDTTPPHLRNLASAAQLGDITALRAALDNLNGSIDQAVEDGDTALHLTCLYGHLPCVQLLLERGADLEVKDEEGAMPLHDACAGGFAEIAQLLVSRANDSDSLKRMLECVDVEGDTPLHHAARGEHVEIVRLLLASGASPTKTNIDGKTPCDLADPDTEARRFLESIMSALPCQ, from the exons ATGGCAGTCCCAGGGAGGCGGTTGGAAGACGACGACCACGAAGACGACGGAGCTCTCTTCGAAGTTGGTGATGACGTCATCGTCGAACTCCTCGACAACGACACCACCCCTCCCCACCTCCGTAATCTCGCCTCCGCTGCCCAGCTTGGCGATATCACCGCCCTCCGCGCCGCCTTAG ATAATTTGAATGGAAGCATCGATCAAGCAGTAGAGGATGGAGACACTGCCCTGCATCTTACCTGTCTATATGGCCACCTTCCGTGTGTGCAG TTGCTCTTGGAAAGAGGTGCAGATTTGGAGGTTAAGGATGAAGAAGGCGCCATGCCCTTGCATGATGCTTGTGCAGGAG GTTTTGCCGAAATAGCACAACTTTTAGTGAGCCGAGCCAATGATTCGGATTCTCTCAAAAGGATGCTAGAATGCGTTGATGTTGAAGGTGATACC CCCCTTCATCATGCAGCAAGAGGTGAACATGTCGAAATTGTGAGGTTGTTACTGGCTTCCGGGGCTTCTCCTACGAAGACCAACATCGATGGAAAG ACTCCTTGTGACCTTGCTGATCCAGATACTGAGGCTAGAAGATTTCTGGAAAGCATCATGAGTGCCCTGCCCTGCCAGTAA
- the LOC139882479 gene encoding ras-related protein RABC2a-like, which produces MGSSSGPGSNNNYDLSFKILLIGDSAVGKSSLLVSFISSSVDEDLAPTIGVDFKIKHLTVGGKKLKLTIWDTAGQERFRTLTSSYYRNAQGIILVYDVTRRETFTNLTDVWAKEVELYCTNRDCVKMLVGNKVDRESERVVTRDEGIHLAKELGALFLECSAKTRENVEQCFEELAIKIMEVPSLLEEGSSLVKRNILKQKTDNSQAPPAAGCCS; this is translated from the exons ATGGGATCATCTTCAGGGCCAGgaagtaataataattatgatctttcattcaagatCTTGTTGATCGGTGATTCTGCTGTTGGGAAAAGTAGTCTACTTGTCAGCTTCATCTCTAGCTCTGTAGATGAAGATCTAGCTCCCACAATTG GTGTGGATTTTAAGATCAAACACCTTACTGTGGGTGGGAAGAAATTGAAGCTTACAATTTGGGACACTG CTGGACAGGAGAGGTTCAGGACATTAACAAGTTCGTACTACAGGAATGCACAAGGGATCATTCTTG TTTATGATGTAACCCGGAGAGAAACCTTTACAAACTTAACAGATGTTTGGGCTAAAGAAGTCGAGCTCTACTGTACTAATAGGGATTGTGTGAAGATGCTTGTTGGAAATAAAGTTGACAGA GAGTCTGAAAGGGTTGTAACTAGAGATGAGGGTATTCATCTCGCAAAAGAGCTTGGAGCTTTATTCCTTGAATGCAGCGCAAAGACAAGAGAAAATGTTGAGCAATGTTTCGAGGAACTTGCaatcaag ATTATGGAAGTTCCTAGCCTTTTGGAAGAAGGATCAAGTCTAGTGAAGAGAAACATTTTGAAGCAAAAGACAGACAACAGCCAAGCACCTCCTGCTGCCGGTTGCTGCTCTTAG